AATCTTTTAGGAAGCTTTGAAGCCCCGGGGTGCGGCGAGGCCACGAACCCTCGTCGTACCCCTGCTGCTCAGCAAGAATCATCCGTCCTGCAAAGGAAAAGAGTTCTCGATGAAACTGGAGTTTCGGAACAACAAGGATTTCTGGGCCGGCATGATGTTGATCGGGATCGGCGCCGCGGCGATCTTCATCGCCCGGGATTACCGGTTCGGCAGCACGCTGCGCATGGGACCCGGTTACTTCCCGAGCGTTCTGGGAGGGATTCTCATCCTCTTCGGCATCTACGTCATGGCCATGGGGCTTCGCAGAAACGAGAAGATCAAAGGCAGATGGTCGATCCGGGCACTGATCGTGCTGCCCCTTTCCATCGTCCTGTTCGGCGTCCTGATGAAGCATGCGGGCCTCATACCGGCGCTGGCGGTCCTGATCTTTGGGTCAGCGGCCGCGGGCAGGGAGTTCAAGTTCGTCGAGGTTCTCCTGCTTACCTTGGTCCTGACAGGATTCTCGGTGGCGGTGTTCGTCTGGGGCCTCGGCCTGCCGTACCCCCTGATCAAGGGATTGTAATGAGGAGGGGTCATGGATCTATTCAATAACCTGATCTTCGGGTTCAGCGTCGCGCTCTCGATACAAAACCTGCTTTACTGCTTCATCGGTTGTATGGTGGGCACTCTGATCGGCGTGCTGCCCGGGATCGGGCCAATGGCAACGATCGCAATGCTGTTGCCGCTCACCTTCAACGTCTCGCCGGTCCCGGCAATGATCATGCTGGCTGGTATCTACTATGGCGCTATGTACGGCGGCTCAACCACATCCATCCTGGTCAACCTTCCGGGCGAGACCGCGTCGGTGGTGACTTGTATCGACGGGTACCAGATGGCCCGTCAAGGTCGCGCCGGGCCGGCGCTCGCAATCGCGGCCATCGGCTCGTTCTTCGCCGGCTGTGTGTGCACCCTGCTGATTGCGATGTTCGGCCCGCCGATCGCCGAGTTCGCGCTGAAGTTCGGTTCGCCGGAATACTTCTCGCTGATGCTGATGGGCCTGGTCGCCGCAGCCGTGCTTGCCCATGGCGACATGATCAAGTCACTTGCCATGGTGGTGTTGGGCCTGCTGCTCGGCATCGTGGGCGCTGACGTCAATTCCGGCGTAAAGCGCTTCACCTTCGGCTTCTTCGAGCTGTCGGACGGCATCGGTGTGGTGATCATTGCCGTGGGGGTGTTTGCGGTGGGCGAAATCGTAAGCAACCTTGGCGATCCGGAAGAGCGAGAGGTCTTCACCTCCAAGGTGAAAAACCTCTTCCCCACGAAGGAGGACCTGAAGCAGTCCTTCGGCGCGATCATCAGGGGAACAGGGGTCGGGGCGTTCTTCGGTGTGCTGCCTGGCACCACACCCTCGATTGCCTCGTTCTCGTCCTACATGCTCGAGAAGAAGGTCGCCAAGGACCCATCACGTTTCGGTCACGGCGCGATCCAGGGCGTAGCAGGACCCGAGTCCGCCAACAATGCGGACGCGCAGTGCAAGTTCATCCCGATGCTCACGCTGGGGATTCCGGCGAGCGGGACGATGGCGTTGATGCTCGGCGCGCTCATGATTCACGGCATCACGCCAGGTCCGCAGGTGATGACCCAGAAACCCGATCTCTTCTGGGGGTTGATCGCAAGCATGTGGGTCGGCAACCTGATGCTCGTCGTGCTCAACCTGCCGCTGGTTGGCATGTGGGTGAGCCTCCTCAAGGTGCCCTATCGCATGCTCTTCCCCGCCATCATGGTGTTCTGCGCCATCGGCATCTACAGCGTGAACAACAGCTCGTTCGAGATCTACCTCATGGTGATCTTCGGCATCCTCGGCATCGTCTGGAGGATGCTCGAGTGCAGCCCGGTGCCGATGATGCTCGGGTTCGTGCTGGGACCAATGGTGGAGGAAAATCTACGGCGGGCGCTCCAGGTCTCGAGAGGCGATCTCTCGGTGTTCGTCACGCGGCCGATCAGCCTTGCATTTATCATCGTCACGGTCCTGATCCTGATTGTGATGGCGTTGCCGGCCGTGCAGAAACGGCGGGAAAAAATTACCGACTGAGTCGTCGCCTGGACTGAGAGGGTATGCGAAACACCGTGAAACTAAGACTGAACAACACGGAGCATGGCAATGGAACCTGGCATCGAAAACATTGATCGCCTGGCGGAGCCCAGAGGCACCACCGAACAGGTTGCAGGACGGATCCGCGATGCGATCGTCTCGGGCAGGATCTCGCCGGGGGCCTGACTGCCCGAGACCAAGCTGGCCACCCCGCACCTTACGCCTGAAGAAGTCGCCAAGCTCAGGAGCCTGGTTGCGCAATTGGAGCAGTTTGATAGGACCAGGCCCCACGAGGATACGGTCCCAATCCACCGCGAATTCCATTCCACCATCTACAACAA
The genomic region above belongs to Candidatus Eisenbacteria bacterium and contains:
- a CDS encoding tripartite tricarboxylate transporter TctB family protein, encoding MKLEFRNNKDFWAGMMLIGIGAAAIFIARDYRFGSTLRMGPGYFPSVLGGILILFGIYVMAMGLRRNEKIKGRWSIRALIVLPLSIVLFGVLMKHAGLIPALAVLIFGSAAAGREFKFVEVLLLTLVLTGFSVAVFVWGLGLPYPLIKGL
- a CDS encoding tripartite tricarboxylate transporter permease, coding for MDLFNNLIFGFSVALSIQNLLYCFIGCMVGTLIGVLPGIGPMATIAMLLPLTFNVSPVPAMIMLAGIYYGAMYGGSTTSILVNLPGETASVVTCIDGYQMARQGRAGPALAIAAIGSFFAGCVCTLLIAMFGPPIAEFALKFGSPEYFSLMLMGLVAAAVLAHGDMIKSLAMVVLGLLLGIVGADVNSGVKRFTFGFFELSDGIGVVIIAVGVFAVGEIVSNLGDPEEREVFTSKVKNLFPTKEDLKQSFGAIIRGTGVGAFFGVLPGTTPSIASFSSYMLEKKVAKDPSRFGHGAIQGVAGPESANNADAQCKFIPMLTLGIPASGTMALMLGALMIHGITPGPQVMTQKPDLFWGLIASMWVGNLMLVVLNLPLVGMWVSLLKVPYRMLFPAIMVFCAIGIYSVNNSSFEIYLMVIFGILGIVWRMLECSPVPMMLGFVLGPMVEENLRRALQVSRGDLSVFVTRPISLAFIIVTVLILIVMALPAVQKRREKITD